A region of Chloracidobacterium sp. DNA encodes the following proteins:
- a CDS encoding VCBS repeat-containing protein — MSVNIRSVVNSVRTIASKLSYFPIAVILASFLSLTAISQTRATLYDFDGDSKADISVFRSLGGFWYLSESETGIQATQFGMKGDEPVSADYDGDGKFDIAVFRNGVWWRLLSATNTLDSIHLGLQGDIPVPAQLDSDNLADVAVFRPTTGIWYWAASGGDGSVSHLQFGLEGDVPLPADYDGDGRSDIAVFRPSNGFWYRVNSSDQQFDARQFGQLDDMPVRADFDGDGKTDMAVWRPSTTTWYINNGPDSNPTYSYSVFGLEDDIPVPADYDGDGKSDIGVFRPTDGAWHHINSSNGSYVAYQFGINADIPIPASQLAFRFCSRRYCPVIVDTPPPSSTPTTTSTPTATRTATATPTRTATATPTRTATATPTRTATFTPTRTATPTATSTNTPTAIPSSTPTSTPTSSPTPPTSFTCDYYASPTGSSSGSGTLSSPWSLQYALNRSSVIVAGKTLCLQGGTYRGKFKSTLNGGTVRGLSGAIIDGYQYSPLSSAITASQTSIPVANASLFVTPFQSGGVDTLIVDGEALEILSISGNNVTVNRAASGSSTGAVSHTAGTLVRLAGSQLVTSGSNTTYRDIEITNSDPLRNWLTDGAEGLRGAGIFNTGSGNKFINLNAHDNLNGIFSGSSSSNTEVYGTLSYNNGIFDPSSDNKGHGMYLENASGYSRIYDNIVFNNFAHGAQLYGRTAAYPGGDLQGNVMANSGSPAGATDRRRNLIVGPESQPIPDILIQNNYFFHPQNSNGYNIVFGYGAGANNGRILNNYFVGGGGIGLEMQDVANVTATGNKFYTSNSSAVNIQSEVSAYTINNNTYYGTSSGSDKFGNTSAHQNQTFSQWKSATGFDSASTIISGALPDTVIVRPNIYQQGRANVIVFVSSGAASISIDLSQTGLTNGQAFAFKNAFNFNGSDVISGTYNSASPTITIPLNGLTALVATPVGSSFTPPTTSPNLAIFVVVPR; from the coding sequence ATGAGCGTAAATATTAGATCAGTAGTTAATTCTGTGCGAACCATCGCATCGAAGCTATCTTATTTTCCAATCGCAGTCATTCTTGCATCCTTTCTTTCTCTAACTGCGATAAGCCAAACCCGCGCAACTCTCTACGATTTTGACGGTGACAGTAAAGCCGACATATCAGTGTTTCGCAGCCTAGGAGGCTTTTGGTATCTTTCGGAAAGCGAGACGGGTATTCAGGCGACGCAGTTTGGCATGAAAGGTGACGAGCCAGTCTCGGCGGATTATGATGGCGACGGCAAATTTGATATCGCCGTTTTTCGTAACGGAGTTTGGTGGCGGCTTTTGAGTGCCACAAACACCCTTGATTCCATACATTTGGGTCTTCAGGGAGACATTCCTGTTCCTGCTCAGCTTGATAGTGACAATTTGGCAGATGTTGCTGTTTTTCGACCGACTACGGGAATTTGGTATTGGGCGGCCTCCGGCGGCGACGGCTCCGTCTCGCATCTTCAATTTGGACTCGAGGGCGATGTTCCGCTTCCCGCAGACTATGATGGAGATGGAAGGTCGGACATTGCGGTTTTTCGCCCGTCTAACGGATTTTGGTATCGAGTCAATAGCTCAGATCAGCAGTTTGATGCTCGGCAATTCGGGCAACTCGACGATATGCCTGTACGAGCTGATTTTGATGGTGACGGAAAAACGGACATGGCCGTTTGGCGCCCTTCGACGACGACTTGGTACATAAATAACGGGCCCGACTCAAACCCGACATATAGCTATTCTGTTTTTGGACTCGAAGACGATATTCCGGTTCCGGCTGATTACGATGGAGACGGTAAATCGGATATTGGGGTTTTTCGGCCCACTGACGGAGCTTGGCATCACATAAATAGCAGCAACGGGTCTTATGTCGCTTATCAGTTTGGAATAAATGCGGATATTCCTATTCCGGCATCTCAACTGGCATTTCGTTTTTGCAGTAGGCGTTATTGCCCTGTAATCGTGGACACACCTCCTCCGTCATCAACGCCGACAACCACTTCAACACCGACCGCGACAAGAACTGCGACGGCTACCCCGACAAGAACAGCAACTGCAACTCCAACCAGAACTGCTACGGCAACACCGACGCGCACAGCGACATTCACCCCAACGCGAACGGCGACGCCGACAGCAACGTCGACGAATACACCAACAGCGATACCGAGCAGTACACCGACATCAACACCGACTTCGAGCCCGACACCGCCGACATCTTTTACATGCGATTACTATGCATCGCCGACCGGTTCGTCGTCGGGGAGCGGAACTCTGTCGAGCCCCTGGAGTTTGCAATATGCATTAAACAGGAGCAGCGTTATCGTTGCCGGAAAGACACTGTGTCTGCAAGGCGGTACATATCGCGGCAAGTTCAAATCAACATTGAACGGCGGTACAGTTCGCGGGTTGAGCGGAGCGATCATCGATGGTTACCAGTATTCGCCGCTTTCGAGTGCGATCACTGCCTCGCAGACTTCGATTCCAGTGGCAAATGCCTCGCTATTTGTAACACCTTTTCAATCGGGCGGAGTCGACACTTTGATCGTGGACGGCGAAGCTCTGGAGATACTTAGCATCAGCGGGAACAACGTAACGGTCAACCGTGCAGCTTCAGGAAGCAGTACCGGAGCGGTTTCACACACTGCCGGAACGCTTGTCAGGCTTGCGGGAAGCCAGCTTGTCACCTCCGGCAGCAATACCACTTACCGGGACATCGAGATAACGAACAGCGACCCGTTGCGAAACTGGCTCACCGACGGTGCAGAAGGCCTGCGCGGTGCCGGCATATTCAACACAGGCAGCGGCAATAAGTTTATAAATCTCAACGCTCACGACAATCTCAACGGCATATTCTCAGGAAGCTCAAGCTCGAACACCGAGGTTTACGGCACACTCAGCTACAACAATGGGATTTTCGACCCCTCGAGTGATAATAAGGGCCACGGTATGTATCTTGAGAACGCGTCGGGTTACTCGCGTATCTACGACAATATCGTTTTCAATAACTTCGCTCACGGAGCACAGCTTTACGGGCGAACGGCGGCATATCCCGGAGGCGACCTGCAGGGTAATGTCATGGCGAATTCAGGATCACCTGCCGGGGCGACAGACAGGCGCCGAAACTTAATTGTCGGGCCTGAGTCACAGCCGATACCGGATATACTGATCCAAAACAACTACTTTTTCCATCCGCAGAACAGCAACGGCTACAACATAGTGTTTGGATATGGAGCGGGCGCGAATAACGGCCGCATCCTAAACAACTACTTCGTCGGCGGCGGCGGCATCGGGCTTGAAATGCAGGATGTCGCAAATGTCACTGCTACCGGCAACAAGTTCTATACATCCAATTCGTCAGCCGTGAATATTCAGTCGGAAGTGTCCGCTTATACTATCAACAACAATACGTACTACGGTACGAGCTCGGGCTCGGACAAATTCGGCAATACAAGTGCTCATCAGAACCAGACGTTCTCGCAATGGAAGTCGGCAACCGGTTTTGACTCGGCCAGCACGATCATCTCCGGTGCACTGCCCGATACCGTGATAGTGCGCCCGAATATTTATCAGCAAGGCCGGGCCAACGTGATCGTTTTTGTTTCATCGGGAGCAGCATCTATAAGTATTGATCTCAGCCAAACTGGACTCACGAACGGTCAGGCGTTTGCGTTCAAGAACGCTTTCAACTTCAACGGATCGGACGTCATATCAGGTACGTACAATTCGGCATCGCCGACGATCACGATTCCGTTGAACGGTCTTACAGCCTTAGTCGCAACACCGGTCGGTTCGTCCTTCACTCCGCCAACTACTTCTCCTAACCTGGCAATTTTTGTTGTGGTTCCCAGATAA
- a CDS encoding polysaccharide biosynthesis protein, with translation MKKRIKEMLLVDSLKSARLKNLRLQRHNLTFRVFQSSVEIACLLGAFILAYLLRFDFSIPYEEQVNLLVQLPFVVTLQIIALRVFGAHRFIWRYTSTRDAATIAKTLVGVLMLLFAARSLYLVLPATVIVPISISILDSVLAFIGVLGVRMIRREMYERSNRMTADKSLKKPVILVGAGQAGVLTLAEIKRRGDIDIDVRAFVDDDEAKLGAVINGVKVKGNVNNLPELVKKLGADHVIITIAQGSREQFQKILKICQEIPIKVRTIPGLYELLQGNVTVSRIRDIEVEDLLGREPVELDHNSINKFLKNKVAMVTGAGGSIGSELVRQLVNSKTKQLVLVERSEYALFQIQQEILEKFPDADVTAVIADICDLERMENVFFQFRPNVVFHAAAHKHVPLMETNSSEALKNNVLGTKVVGDLAGQYAADAFVLISTDKAVSPTSIMGATKRVAELVIQDLDREYDTRFLAVRFGNVIGSNGSVIPTFREQIRRGGPVTVTHPDMTRYFMTIPEATQLVLQAGAIGKGGEILILDMGEPVKILDLARQTIKLSGLRPNVDIHIKFTGMRPGEKLSEILESKDEKLEKTAHPKIFVSRIAPYPASLVQEMTNSIPELCRTENEVSIREFLAASLPEATIAIKPGKTKKKPDIVIQRFETKSAAM, from the coding sequence ATGAAAAAACGAATAAAAGAGATGTTATTAGTAGACAGTTTGAAATCGGCAAGACTAAAAAATCTCCGACTTCAAAGACACAACCTTACATTTAGAGTATTCCAATCCTCGGTTGAGATAGCCTGTCTCCTAGGCGCTTTCATTCTGGCCTATCTTTTGCGTTTTGACTTCTCGATCCCATACGAAGAGCAGGTAAATCTGCTTGTGCAGCTCCCGTTTGTTGTCACTTTGCAGATCATTGCTCTTAGAGTATTTGGTGCCCATCGGTTCATTTGGCGTTATACCAGTACCAGAGATGCTGCGACGATCGCGAAAACACTCGTCGGTGTTTTGATGCTGTTGTTCGCTGCCAGATCTCTTTATTTGGTATTGCCTGCAACGGTTATCGTGCCGATCTCGATCTCAATACTCGATTCTGTTTTGGCGTTCATTGGCGTTCTCGGTGTCCGAATGATCCGCCGAGAGATGTATGAACGCTCAAACCGGATGACGGCTGATAAATCACTCAAGAAACCGGTCATTCTCGTCGGTGCAGGACAGGCCGGCGTACTAACTCTTGCCGAAATAAAAAGGCGCGGCGACATCGACATTGATGTAAGAGCATTTGTTGATGATGACGAAGCAAAGCTCGGAGCTGTCATAAACGGCGTCAAGGTTAAAGGCAACGTCAATAATCTGCCCGAGTTGGTAAAAAAACTGGGTGCCGACCATGTAATTATCACGATCGCTCAAGGCAGCCGCGAACAATTTCAAAAGATCCTCAAAATTTGCCAGGAAATACCGATCAAGGTCCGTACGATTCCGGGTCTATACGAGCTTCTCCAGGGCAATGTAACGGTCAGCCGAATCAGAGACATTGAGGTCGAAGATCTGCTCGGCCGTGAGCCTGTTGAACTCGACCATAACAGCATCAATAAGTTTCTAAAGAATAAGGTTGCTATGGTCACCGGTGCTGGAGGCTCGATCGGCTCGGAATTGGTTCGTCAGCTTGTCAATAGCAAGACAAAACAGCTTGTTCTTGTCGAACGTTCTGAATACGCTCTATTCCAGATCCAGCAGGAAATTTTGGAAAAGTTCCCTGATGCTGATGTCACCGCCGTTATCGCTGATATATGCGATCTCGAACGAATGGAAAATGTATTTTTCCAGTTCCGGCCCAATGTTGTTTTCCATGCCGCCGCTCACAAACATGTTCCTTTGATGGAAACCAATTCTTCCGAAGCACTAAAAAATAATGTGCTTGGAACAAAAGTGGTAGGCGATCTCGCGGGCCAATACGCAGCAGATGCCTTTGTCCTGATCTCGACCGATAAAGCTGTCTCACCGACGTCGATAATGGGTGCAACAAAACGTGTTGCCGAACTTGTTATCCAAGATCTCGATCGTGAATATGACACTCGTTTCCTGGCCGTTCGATTTGGCAATGTCATCGGCTCAAACGGTTCGGTAATACCGACCTTCAGGGAACAGATCAGACGCGGTGGCCCTGTTACAGTCACGCATCCGGATATGACTCGTTACTTTATGACCATACCTGAGGCAACACAGTTGGTGCTGCAGGCCGGCGCCATTGGAAAAGGCGGCGAGATTTTGATCCTTGACATGGGCGAACCTGTAAAGATACTTGATCTTGCCCGGCAGACGATCAAGCTTTCCGGCCTCAGGCCCAATGTGGATATCCATATCAAATTTACCGGTATGCGACCCGGTGAAAAATTGTCCGAGATCCTCGAATCAAAGGATGAAAAACTTGAAAAGACTGCGCATCCTAAGATTTTTGTTAGCAGGATCGCCCCTTATCCCGCTTCGCTGGTGCAGGAAATGACAAACAGCATACCTGAACTTTGCCGCACAGAAAACGAGGTAAGTATCAGGGAGTTTTTGGCAGCTTCATTGCCCGAAGCAACGATAGCCATAAAGCCCGGAAAAACAAAGAAAAAACCGGATATCGTCATCCAGCGTTTCGAAACTAAATCCGCCGCAATGTGA
- a CDS encoding DegT/DnrJ/EryC1/StrS aminotransferase family protein gives MTSNTSNQPSISEKTADKSDTNVPFFKPHLTEKEINDVAETLRSGWLTSGPQVKEFEREFAEAVKADFAIALNSCTAALHLAVEALGLQPGQAVLVPAMTFAATAEIVLYKNAIPILVDCEPITGNMDLADAEAKLARLKSGDLPVSTGLDIEAVGIIPVHVGGYMLDIANVRDFADKHKLWVVEDAAHAFPAAWRMGADSDWQFCGENTADVTCYSFYANKTMTTGEGGMAVTNDSELADRMRLMSLHGLSHDAWGRYSGGAWDYRIVAPGYKYNLTDIAAALGRGQLARAEEMRQQRESIAGFYLDSFAGGEIELPPVSDDRLHSWHLFPIRLNLESLTIDRDQFMVELKERGVGCSVHWRPLQLHPLYEGLGWRESDLPVSSEVWERLISLPISSSMSMDQAIKVVDTVKQICAENSKGA, from the coding sequence ATGACAAGTAATACCTCAAATCAACCATCAATTTCAGAAAAAACTGCTGATAAATCTGATACAAATGTCCCATTCTTTAAGCCGCACTTGACCGAAAAAGAGATCAACGATGTGGCTGAAACGCTTCGTTCCGGTTGGCTGACCAGTGGGCCGCAGGTGAAAGAGTTCGAACGCGAGTTTGCCGAAGCCGTCAAAGCCGACTTCGCCATAGCATTAAACTCCTGTACCGCAGCTCTTCATTTGGCCGTGGAAGCTCTCGGCCTTCAACCGGGCCAAGCGGTGCTCGTACCGGCAATGACCTTCGCAGCGACCGCTGAGATAGTTCTTTATAAGAACGCGATTCCGATCCTCGTTGACTGCGAACCGATTACGGGAAATATGGATCTCGCGGACGCCGAAGCTAAGCTCGCGAGATTAAAAAGCGGTGATCTGCCAGTTTCCACTGGCTTAGATATTGAGGCTGTTGGAATTATTCCGGTGCATGTCGGCGGATATATGCTAGATATTGCCAATGTCAGGGATTTTGCCGATAAGCACAAACTTTGGGTCGTGGAAGATGCTGCTCATGCTTTTCCCGCGGCTTGGCGAATGGGTGCAGACAGTGACTGGCAATTTTGCGGAGAAAATACTGCCGACGTCACCTGTTATTCATTCTACGCAAACAAAACGATGACGACCGGTGAAGGCGGCATGGCCGTTACAAATGATTCGGAACTTGCAGACCGTATGCGTCTGATGTCGCTCCACGGATTGTCGCATGATGCGTGGGGAAGATACTCCGGCGGTGCCTGGGATTATAGAATCGTTGCCCCTGGGTATAAATATAATCTGACCGACATCGCGGCGGCGCTCGGACGTGGCCAGCTTGCGAGGGCCGAAGAAATGAGACAGCAGCGTGAGTCGATCGCGGGATTTTATCTCGACTCTTTTGCCGGAGGCGAGATCGAACTTCCACCGGTCAGCGACGACCGACTGCATTCGTGGCATCTTTTTCCGATAAGGCTCAATCTCGAATCGCTTACGATAGATCGTGATCAGTTCATGGTCGAATTAAAGGAAAGAGGTGTTGGTTGTTCTGTTCACTGGCGTCCGCTTCAACTCCATCCGCTGTATGAAGGACTCGGATGGAGAGAAAGCGATCTACCGGTTTCTTCGGAAGTTTGGGAGCGATTGATAAGCCTGCCGATCTCTTCGTCGATGAGTATGGATCAGGCGATCAAGGTGGTTGATACCGTTAAGCAAATCTGTGCAGAGAATTCTAAAGGAGCGTAA
- a CDS encoding sugar transferase, translating to MKKARAAGLPRSVEIALAITGLVVTAPLWLLAAVLIKLDSRGPILFRQSRMGRNGQPFTLLKFRSMYVANDGALVTAAGDNRISKIGRILRRTKIDELPELWNIVKGEMSIVGPRPEVPELVDLKNPLWDEILETNPGLTDPVTLQLRNEEELLAQASDREDFYKNILQPYKLRGYVHFVKNRTWKKDVSIIFRTMKAIVFPGTVTQPTVEEMRWSLAE from the coding sequence ATGAAAAAAGCGCGGGCCGCTGGGCTTCCGAGAAGTGTTGAAATTGCCTTGGCCATAACGGGCCTGGTTGTTACAGCACCTCTATGGCTCTTAGCCGCCGTTCTTATAAAGCTCGACTCGCGCGGACCAATCCTATTTCGTCAGTCCAGAATGGGCCGCAATGGACAACCGTTCACACTATTAAAATTCCGCTCGATGTATGTGGCAAATGACGGCGCGCTTGTGACGGCTGCCGGCGATAACCGTATTTCAAAGATCGGACGCATCCTGCGACGCACCAAGATCGACGAACTTCCCGAGCTTTGGAACATCGTCAAAGGAGAAATGAGCATCGTCGGTCCGCGTCCTGAGGTGCCGGAATTAGTAGATCTAAAAAATCCGCTTTGGGATGAGATCCTTGAAACCAATCCTGGACTGACCGATCCGGTTACATTGCAACTTCGCAATGAAGAAGAATTGCTTGCTCAGGCGAGCGATCGGGAAGATTTTTACAAGAACATACTTCAGCCTTACAAACTTCGCGGCTACGTCCATTTTGTAAAAAACCGAACATGGAAAAAGGACGTGAGCATTATTTTCCGCACGATGAAGGCGATAGTTTTTCCGGGCACAGTAACCCAACCCACTGTCGAGGAAATGCGCTGGTCGCTGGCTGAATAA
- the malQ gene encoding 4-alpha-glucanotransferase, with protein MSFPRRSGILLHPTSLPGEFGIGDLGPEAFRFVDLLAETGQTYWQILPLGPTGYGDSPYQSFSAFAGNTLLISQEKLANDGLIGKEVIADPPKMPTDKVDFGAVYKWKSQMLSLAYEGFQFSADAELRDEFGVFCRKKQWWLDDYALYRSIKSHQDQKPWFEWSDSLKLREEQSLGAASEQFYKEIQAEKFYQFLFFRQWQAVREYANKCGVKIIGDIPIFVALDSADVWCNQDKFKLDPNGTPTVVSGVPPDYFSKTGQLWGNPIYNWDAMRDDGFGWWIERFRSTLEMVDIVRIDHFRGFASAWEVPGGDKTAENGQWVNVPGKELFTRLKSSLNKLPVIAEDLGFVTPEVEALRDSFGFPGMRILQFAFGGDAKNLDLPHNYISNCVAYTGTHDNDTVVGWFTSQLNADSDSDEMAVSRVQEHCLKYLNSDGATIHWDFIRAVWASVADTAMAPMQDILGLGNEARMNLPATTTGNWQWCLAKDSITAEIALKLKELTETYGRAENKTEERT; from the coding sequence ATGAGTTTCCCAAGACGGTCAGGCATTCTCTTGCATCCAACATCTCTGCCGGGCGAGTTCGGTATTGGCGATCTTGGTCCTGAGGCATTTCGTTTTGTCGATCTTCTTGCTGAGACGGGACAGACTTATTGGCAGATACTTCCGCTTGGGCCGACAGGTTATGGCGATTCGCCCTATCAGAGTTTTTCCGCGTTTGCCGGGAATACGCTGTTGATCTCGCAAGAAAAATTGGCTAATGATGGATTGATCGGTAAAGAAGTCATCGCCGATCCACCGAAAATGCCGACGGATAAAGTCGATTTTGGCGCGGTTTATAAATGGAAATCTCAGATGCTGTCGTTGGCATATGAGGGCTTTCAATTTTCCGCAGATGCGGAACTTCGTGACGAGTTCGGAGTGTTTTGTCGGAAAAAACAATGGTGGCTCGATGATTATGCGCTCTATCGTTCAATAAAGAGTCATCAAGACCAAAAGCCGTGGTTTGAATGGTCGGATTCCTTGAAGCTTCGTGAAGAGCAATCTCTTGGCGCCGCTTCTGAACAATTTTACAAAGAGATTCAAGCCGAAAAGTTTTACCAGTTTCTTTTTTTCCGGCAATGGCAGGCAGTAAGAGAATACGCAAACAAGTGCGGCGTTAAGATCATCGGAGACATTCCAATTTTCGTCGCACTCGATTCGGCAGATGTGTGGTGCAATCAGGATAAGTTCAAACTCGATCCTAACGGCACGCCGACAGTTGTTTCAGGTGTTCCACCGGACTATTTTTCAAAGACGGGCCAACTTTGGGGCAATCCAATCTACAACTGGGATGCAATGCGCGATGACGGATTTGGATGGTGGATCGAGCGTTTCCGTTCGACGCTGGAGATGGTTGACATCGTTCGCATCGATCATTTTCGCGGATTCGCGTCTGCTTGGGAAGTTCCCGGCGGCGACAAGACCGCCGAAAACGGCCAATGGGTAAATGTACCAGGCAAGGAACTGTTTACCAGGCTAAAGTCTTCTTTGAATAAGCTTCCGGTAATTGCCGAGGATCTCGGTTTTGTCACTCCTGAGGTTGAAGCTCTACGCGATTCATTTGGCTTTCCCGGAATGCGAATATTGCAGTTTGCTTTTGGGGGTGACGCCAAAAATCTAGATTTACCGCACAACTACATCAGCAATTGTGTTGCATACACCGGAACCCACGACAACGATACGGTAGTTGGATGGTTCACTTCTCAATTGAATGCGGACTCAGATTCAGACGAAATGGCAGTGAGTCGTGTGCAGGAACATTGTCTGAAATATCTCAATTCGGACGGTGCTACAATTCACTGGGATTTTATTCGGGCAGTCTGGGCATCTGTTGCCGACACAGCGATGGCGCCGATGCAAGACATCCTCGGACTTGGAAATGAAGCGAGAATGAATCTTCCTGCCACTACAACAGGCAACTGGCAATGGTGTTTGGCCAAAGACTCGATTACTGCGGAGATCGCCTTAAAACTAAAGGAACTCACAGAGACGTACGGTAGAGCAGAAAACAAAACAGAAGAAAGAACCTAG
- a CDS encoding protein kinase: MKNSDWQQVKNIFAETLELPAVQRLEFLKEKCNGREDLFHEVSSLLSASVETENLIETNAIDLASRVGAKEYDYTQQHFGNYKILREIGSGGMGTVFLATRDDGEFSMQVALKIVRQSVADREIIARFKRERQILANLNHPNIAVLHDGGVSEKGEPFLAMEYVDGETLTDYADKNDLSIKEKLRLFLKICSAVSYAHRNLVVHRDIKPSNILVTREGEPKLLDFGLAKAFEIDNSKTQTALRAFTPAYASPEQIQGQKITTASDIYSLGVVFYELLTGTKPFNFENKSYEEILRTATQSAPPLPSANPRSVIHDPQLKGDLDNIALTALRKEPERRFKTVEDFSEDVRRHLAGRPISARPNTSRYLAGKFIQRNKIAVGAAALIIISLVTGLALSLWQADRARKERDRAEKRFQDVRQLSNSLLFEISPKIERLPGSIEARELLVQKALEYLDSLAAESQTDIVLKAELASAYEKVGDLQGNIDKPNLSDFVGAVSSFEKAQAIRQSLPAEADNRLRLAQNLKVVGSIRNRQNDVKGSIRDLEQAEIIFSALVSQAPDSFDLRIASIEAATEHAQIYSLNNQYAEAIPLFRKAVDALERIDPNQRKSRLLMVKVHAYFGNALSWDNQQAAAETEMAKALSISEKLGSEFPNDSEIRSVVLQAYNLASSIYEGIQNDLSLHLGRMALATAEKAVEADKLDSQATYNLARAFSRMGITFTNVGKLPEAVTNLRRSEVIFNELIKREPKNVIYQRDLAKLYVRMGDTSQKRRDLTDALLKYQNSAVIFERIAIEDELNTLAQRDLAQSLKSVGKIQIGLTQTSSAKLTLQRAKDILIRLKERNALGGFDEQLFDDVKKTLESI; encoded by the coding sequence ATGAAAAATTCAGATTGGCAGCAGGTAAAGAATATTTTTGCAGAGACTCTGGAACTGCCGGCAGTCCAACGTCTGGAATTTCTCAAAGAAAAATGTAATGGCCGTGAAGATCTTTTTCACGAGGTCTCCTCTCTACTTTCTGCCTCCGTCGAAACCGAAAATCTGATCGAAACAAACGCCATTGATCTCGCTTCAAGGGTCGGCGCGAAGGAATACGATTACACTCAGCAGCATTTTGGAAATTACAAGATTTTGCGCGAGATCGGTAGCGGCGGCATGGGAACCGTTTTTTTGGCGACACGTGACGACGGTGAATTTTCGATGCAGGTCGCTCTTAAGATCGTACGTCAGTCCGTCGCCGATCGTGAGATCATTGCCCGGTTCAAACGTGAGCGTCAGATTCTCGCGAATTTAAATCATCCAAATATTGCTGTCTTACATGACGGCGGCGTCAGCGAAAAAGGCGAGCCTTTTTTGGCAATGGAATATGTCGATGGCGAAACTCTCACAGACTATGCGGATAAAAATGATCTGTCGATCAAAGAAAAACTCAGGCTTTTTTTGAAGATATGTTCGGCGGTCTCTTATGCTCATAGGAATTTGGTTGTTCATCGTGACATTAAGCCCTCGAATATTCTCGTAACACGCGAAGGCGAGCCGAAGCTGTTAGATTTTGGTTTAGCAAAGGCCTTCGAAATCGACAACTCAAAAACACAAACCGCTTTGCGTGCTTTTACACCTGCCTATGCATCACCGGAACAGATACAAGGGCAAAAAATTACGACCGCAAGCGACATATACTCGCTAGGCGTTGTTTTTTATGAGTTGTTAACCGGGACCAAACCTTTTAATTTTGAGAACAAAAGTTATGAGGAAATTCTCAGAACGGCAACACAGTCAGCGCCGCCGCTGCCCTCCGCAAATCCGCGATCCGTGATCCATGATCCGCAGTTGAAGGGCGACCTGGATAACATTGCTCTCACCGCACTTAGAAAGGAGCCCGAACGCCGGTTCAAGACCGTTGAAGATTTTTCCGAGGACGTCAGGCGGCATTTAGCCGGACGTCCTATCTCGGCGAGGCCTAATACATCGCGTTACCTGGCCGGGAAATTTATTCAAAGAAACAAAATAGCTGTCGGCGCGGCCGCACTGATAATCATTTCGCTCGTGACCGGACTCGCCCTTTCGTTGTGGCAAGCTGATCGTGCCCGTAAGGAAAGAGATCGCGCCGAAAAGCGATTTCAGGATGTGAGACAGCTTTCTAATTCCTTGCTTTTTGAGATCTCGCCGAAGATCGAGAGACTGCCAGGTTCGATCGAGGCCCGTGAATTGCTAGTTCAAAAGGCTTTGGAATATTTGGATAGCCTCGCGGCCGAATCGCAAACCGACATCGTGCTAAAGGCGGAACTCGCTTCCGCCTACGAAAAGGTTGGTGACTTACAAGGTAACATTGACAAACCGAATCTGAGCGATTTCGTTGGCGCCGTCTCGAGTTTTGAAAAGGCACAGGCGATCCGCCAATCTCTCCCAGCCGAGGCGGATAATCGTTTACGCCTGGCACAAAATTTAAAGGTCGTGGGTTCAATTCGCAACAGGCAGAATGATGTAAAAGGCTCAATTAGGGATTTGGAGCAAGCTGAGATCATTTTCTCGGCTCTCGTTTCACAAGCTCCTGATTCTTTCGATCTTCGCATCGCGTCAATCGAAGCTGCAACTGAACATGCCCAGATCTATTCACTAAATAACCAATATGCAGAGGCGATCCCGCTCTTTCGAAAAGCGGTGGACGCACTCGAAAGGATCGATCCGAACCAGCGAAAATCGCGACTGCTCATGGTCAAAGTTCATGCGTATTTTGGCAATGCATTGTCATGGGACAACCAACAGGCCGCGGCGGAAACCGAAATGGCAAAAGCTCTTTCAATTTCCGAAAAACTAGGCTCTGAATTTCCAAACGATTCGGAGATCAGATCGGTCGTTTTGCAAGCCTACAATTTGGCAAGCAGTATTTACGAAGGCATCCAAAACGACCTTTCGCTCCATCTCGGAAGAATGGCATTGGCGACGGCTGAGAAGGCCGTCGAAGCCGATAAACTGGATTCTCAGGCGACCTACAATTTGGCACGCGCATTTTCCCGGATGGGAATTACATTCACTAATGTTGGCAAACTCCCTGAGGCAGTCACAAACCTGCGGAGATCCGAAGTAATATTCAACGAATTAATCAAGAGAGAACCAAAAAATGTTATCTATCAGCGAGACCTAGCCAAGCTCTACGTCAGGATGGGTGACACGAGCCAAAAACGCAGGGACCTGACTGATGCACTATTGAAATATCAAAACTCTGCCGTAATTTTTGAAAGGATCGCCATTGAAGATGAGTTAAATACGCTGGCACAGCGTGACCTTGCACAATCTCTAAAAAGCGTTGGCAAAATTCAGATAGGCCTAACCCAGACATCCTCAGCCAAATTAACACTCCAACGCGCAAAAGATATCTTGATTCGATTGAAAGAAAGAAATGCTCTTGGCGGTTTTGATGAACAGCTATTCGATGATGTCAAAAAGACGCTGGAATCGATCTAG